A part of Thermodesulforhabdaceae bacterium genomic DNA contains:
- a CDS encoding glycosyltransferase: protein MKIALLGSRGIPASYSGFETFYEQLATRLAKQGHQVTVYNRSHWISYRGKFYNGVELVRLPSIPTKHLDTITHTFISTLHALPRNFDIYYYCIVGNSPVAFMAKSLGKRVILNVDGADAERDKWKGAAKDFIRFAEKLAPFSAHTIIADSKAISKRYKEQFKARTVYIPYGANPWHRSKEKNNRDVLNRFSLTSDGYILFVSRMTPENKAHLLVEAFKKANTNLKLVLVGDAPYVDDYKRYLDRICHGDSRIVRTGYLWGSDYRQISCHARFFVLPSTIDGTRPVLLDQMAFGNCVVVSNNPAQQEVVKDCGLYFQKERPVESLAEVIELLSKDDKLVDSLREKAFNRVVKIYSWERITKQYEKLFMKMLENPTIFSPR from the coding sequence ATGAAAATAGCTTTATTGGGCAGTCGAGGCATTCCAGCTTCTTACAGCGGCTTTGAGACCTTTTACGAACAGTTAGCCACTAGATTAGCTAAGCAAGGTCACCAGGTAACTGTGTATAACAGAAGTCACTGGATATCTTACCGTGGAAAATTCTACAATGGTGTTGAACTTGTCCGTCTGCCTTCCATACCCACAAAACATCTGGATACAATAACTCATACATTTATCTCCACTCTGCATGCCTTACCAAGAAACTTTGATATTTACTACTATTGTATAGTAGGAAACAGCCCCGTTGCATTTATGGCAAAAAGTTTAGGAAAAAGGGTTATTCTTAATGTCGATGGGGCGGATGCTGAAAGAGATAAGTGGAAAGGAGCAGCAAAGGATTTTATTAGATTTGCAGAAAAACTTGCTCCTTTTAGCGCCCATACAATAATAGCTGACTCAAAAGCCATTTCAAAACGTTATAAAGAGCAGTTCAAAGCACGGACTGTTTATATCCCTTATGGAGCAAATCCATGGCATCGTAGCAAGGAAAAGAATAATCGCGATGTCCTTAATAGATTTTCCTTGACGTCTGATGGATATATTTTATTTGTCAGCCGTATGACTCCCGAAAATAAAGCACATTTGCTTGTCGAAGCCTTCAAAAAAGCAAATACTAACTTGAAGCTAGTTTTAGTGGGTGATGCACCTTACGTAGATGACTACAAACGATACCTTGATAGGATATGCCATGGTGACAGTCGCATAGTAAGAACTGGCTATCTTTGGGGAAGTGATTACAGACAAATAAGCTGTCATGCTAGATTTTTTGTTCTTCCTTCTACGATTGATGGCACTAGGCCCGTTTTGTTGGATCAGATGGCTTTTGGAAACTGCGTGGTAGTTTCTAATAATCCAGCTCAACAGGAAGTTGTAAAAGATTGCGGTTTATATTTTCAGAAGGAGCGCCCAGTAGAATCCCTTGCGGAAGTGATAGAATTACTTTCAAAAGACGATAAACTTGTGGATAGTCTTCGAGAAAAAGCCTTTAATCGTGTAGTAAAAATCTACTCCTGGGAAAGAATAACAAAGCAGTATGAAAA